A genomic region of Pyrus communis chromosome 14, drPyrComm1.1, whole genome shotgun sequence contains the following coding sequences:
- the LOC137715817 gene encoding monothiol glutaredoxin-S6-like gives MDTITSMVAEKPVVIFSKSTCCMSHTIKTLISSYGANPTVYELDEMTNGQAIERTLVQELRCEPSVPAVFIGQQFVGGADKVMSLQVRNQLVPMLIRSNAIWVWNRT, from the coding sequence ATGGACACGATAACAAGCATGGTGGCCGAAAAGCCGGTGGTGATCTTCAGCAAGAGCACTTGTTGCATGAGCCACACCATCAAGACACTCATATCGAGCTACGGGGCAAACCCAACTGTGTATGAGCTAGATGAAATGACAAATGGGCAGGCTATTGAAAGGACACTAGTTCAGGAGCTGAGGTGCGAACCAAGTGTGCCAGCCGTTTTCATAGGGCAACAGTTTGTCGGCGGAGCTGACAAGGTCATGAGCCTCCAAGTCAGAAACCAGCTTGTCCCAATGCTCATAAGGTCCAATGCTATTTGGGTTTGGAATAGAACCTGA